The following proteins come from a genomic window of Drosophila sulfurigaster albostrigata strain 15112-1811.04 chromosome X, ASM2355843v2, whole genome shotgun sequence:
- the LOC133848116 gene encoding tektin-3 — protein sequence MSNHHDTANNALPTQSVMYSQLQPWSQAGAPPCMEPVGGPAVPTRLAASYETTQRHPWRPKMAFEMIEIKHMPEQPVTNQMTQPCFVPQGMKTEGMIFPNLVTGFERNPQHAARAALYTRYTNNEWHSNNLGIYGESNTNRNLSERMRNDAVRLMRETDETATAGQRDAGRRLGERITDLTFWRNELNAELEKLIGEMSDINELQRQCGKAMLDLEVPLHIAQECLFHREARQGMEKVHDNVEKALLLEINHLRNSRDRLKELHEKIAKQAIDCRGAQHLLEIDVTQKESTMGIDSMCHRLNNYSRGITYFGGIEKYDPTVSSQDSWALASSEHVKRSQAERAKLSQLRSDSQNVVNAVASSVWDFWNNTNNALDRRSQEMAGAKNRVQLHLQKVQQELFDMEKHLFLLQKAIQDKSNPLKVAQTRLEARSHREGMELCKDTAHDRLVQEVQDIQGTVDVLHHKLQEAEATHQSLLKTRCILEEDLRNKVNALFIDREKCMSLRRSFPISNLIRY from the exons ATGTCGAATCACCATGATACAGCAAACAATGCGCTGCCAACACAAAGTGTGATGTATTCTCAATTGCAGCCATGGAGTCAGGCCGGAGCACCGCCCTGCATGGAGCCCGTTGGTGGACCCGCGGTGCCCACACGTTTGGCCGCCAGCTATGAGACAACGCAACGTCATCCCTGGCGCCCAAAGATGGCTTTCGAAATGATTGAGATTAAGCATATGCCCGAGCAGCCGGTGACGAATCAAATGACACAGCCATGCTTTGTGCCCCAAGGAATGAAGACCGAGGGGATGATTTTCCCCAATTTGGTGACGGGTTTTGAGCGGAACCCGCAGCATGCGGCACGTGCTGCACTTTACACGCGCTACACCAACAACGAGTGGCACAGCAACAATCTGGGAATCTACGGCGAGTCGAATACAAATCG TAATTTATCCGAACGTATGCGCAATGATGCAGTGCGTCTAATGCGCGAGACTGACGAAACGGCGACGGCAGGTCAACGTGATGCTGGCCGTCGTTTAGGTGAGCGCATCACGGATTTGACTTTTTGGCGCAATGAACTCAATGCCGAACTGGAAAAGCTCATTGGGGAGATGTCTGACATCAATGAGCTGCAGCGTCAATGCGGTAAAGCCATGTTGGATCTGGAGGTGCCGCTGCACATTGCCCAGGAGTGTCTGTTTCATCGCGAGGCGAGGCAGGGTATGGAGAAGGTGCACGATAACGTGGAGAAGGCGCTGCTGTTGGAGATAAATCATTTGCGTAACTCACGCGATCGCCTCAAGGAGCTGCACGAGAAGATCGCCAAGCAGGCGATCGATTGTCGGGGCGCTCAGCATTTGCTTGAGATCGACGTCACACAGAAGGAGTCGACAATGGGCATTGATTCGATGTGTCATCGCTTGAACAACTACAGTCGTGGCATCACTTATTTTGGTGGCATTGAGAAATACGATCCAACTGTCAGCAGTCAGGATTCCTGGGCACTTGCCAGCAGCGAGCATGTTAAGCGTTCGCAGGCTGAGCGCGCCAAACTTTCGCAGTTGCGCAGTGACTCACAAAATGTGGTCAATGCGGTCGCGTCATCTGTCTGGGACTTTTGGAATAACACAAATAATGCGCTCGATCGGCGCTCTCAGGAGATGGCGGGTGCCAAGAATCGCGTGCAATTGCACTTGCAGAAGGTGCAACAAGAGTTGTTCGATATGGAGAAGCATCTGTTTCTCCTGCAGAAGGCCATACAGGACAAGTCGAATCCACTTAAGGTCGCTCAGACACGACTCGAGGCACGCTCACATCGCGAGGGCATGGAGCTCTGCAA GGATACGGCTCACGATCGACTTGTGCAGGAGGTGCAAGACATTCAGGGCACTGTTGACGTGCTGCACCATAAGTTGCAGGAAGCAGAGGCCACTCATCAATCGTTGCTGAAGACACGCTGCATCCTGGAGGAGGATTTGAGGAACAAGGTCAACGCCTTGTTTATTGACCGCGAGAAGTGCATGAGTCTGCGTCGCTCTTTCCCCATCAGCAACTTAATTCGCTATTAA
- the LOC133847686 gene encoding regulator of nonsense transcripts 2, with protein MSGIKTSEEANMSTTTTSSTITASISTAGGEAAADTVTADAAALEAEERAELQQFIGELQEKIECKRQLRQENSNFELPGDTYFARLDSSLKKNTAFVKKLKLFTATQLDALLRELSALNLSKYISEICAALAEAKLKMTDVPAVVTLASKLHCTYADFDAHFLEAWQKALNVKASEKISNPSKLRVDLRLFAELVSSGVIQMKPGLAQLGMVLVQLIAQDKDDHSNFSIILSFCRHCGEEYAGLVPQKMQQLASKYALEMPKSDFLSADKQLNLRTMLKGYFKALCKHVLAEQAALMNMTKNIRRTMECKGEISQEKREKCELMQASFDKLLASAQSLSELLGEPLPELTKESECCNPGTVIDNMLDSAAFGTLDPWGDEEARAFYTDLPDLRQFLPNFSAPKVDLETLEEPSELTEEAIDANIDADLDMDDPPSAASDTALDKDPTDEQSISSATTNAEATPIAPACCSLLPNDKKMGSALMELGRQQQQQQQQQDQQSNNQTAQAQSQSQQLRKQFDVFLQNLFNCVNKELIDSAAIEFLLNYNTKHQRKKLTRIIFNVQRTRLDILPYLSRFVAIVHMCNTDVAADLLELLRKEFKWHIRKKNQLNIESKLKIVRFIGELVKFGLFRKSDALGCLKMLLRDFIHHHIEMACAFVEVSGVYLYNCRDSRLLMNVFLDQMLRMKTATAMDSRHAAQIESVYYLVKPPESAKREATPRPAIHEYIRHLIFEELCKQNVERCIKMLRRINWHDPEISSYAIKCLSKAYLLRFPLIRCLADLVSGLSSYQPRAVTIVIDNVFEDIRAGLEIHSPKMSQRRIAMAKYLGEMYNYKLVESTHILNTLYSIISLGASMDQSIISPLDPPESLFRLKLACMLLDTCGPYFTSQVTRKKLDYFLVFFQHYYWFKKSHPVFSQSENTSDLFPILVDHTYRDCLAGVRPKLKLYKSLEQAKEAIDQLQEQLYPQLKANNNAQDANLATISEISEIDECVTDDSGSSNDQQRERQAAGGSEADQINDWTEYEAEPALPPPPPEKSKEDLEFEQMYEKMTSDSYQERLKEPPLKATNKDIPVPMMARRQKKSYDQIQGNQPPQISKAAATVVSTAGTAAADADDSFPVACSESTPVEGGKSGGSSHSNNNSGAVPFVLMMRGNKGGKQQFKTFVAPSDSQLAINLKLQEQKTREEKEKVKRLTLNITERIEMEDYQESLQPLQQRSFTQSYYQKPNKHKFKHQKGAPDADLIFH; from the exons ATGAGCGGCATTAAAACAAGCGAGGAGGCAAATAtgtcgacgacgacaacgtcgtCAACAATAACGGCATCGATAAGTACAGCGGGAGGCGAGGCGGCTGCGGATACGGTTACAGCAGACGCCGCTGCCTTAGAGGCCGAAGAACGCGCCGAGCTGCAGCAATTTATTGGCGAACTGCAGGAGAAGATCGAATGCAAACGCCAGCTGCGACAAGAAAACTCCAACTTCGAGCTTCCCGGCGACACGTATTTCGCTCGCCTTGACTCCAGTCTTAAAAAGAATACGGCTTTTGTGaagaaactgaaactgtttaCTGCCACGCAGCTGGATGCGCTGCTGCGTGAACTTTCTGCCCTCAATTTGAGCAAATATATTTCGGAAATATGCGCTGCTCTCGCCGAGGCCAAACTCAAAATGACCGATGTGCCTGCCGTGGTCACGTTGGCCTCTAAACTGCATTGCACCTACGCCGACTTCGATGCTCACTTTCTGGAGGCGTGGCAGAAGGCGCTTAATGTTAAGGCCAGCGAGAAGATCAGCAATCCCAGCAAGTTGCGTGTGGACTTGCGCCTCTTTGCTGAGCTCGTCAGTTCCGGTGTCATCCAAATGAAACCCGGATTGGCTCAGCTGGGCATGGTGTTAGTGCAATTGATTGCCCAGGACAAGGATGATCACAGCAATTTCTCTATTATATTATCGTTCTGCCGCCACTGCGGCGAAGAGTATGCAGGCCTCGTGCCACAGAAGATGCAACAGTTGGCCAGCAAATATGCATTAGAAATGCCTAAGTCGGATTTCCTCAGCGCCGACAAGCAGCTCAACTTGCGCACCATGCTCAAGGGCTACTTCAAGGCGCTGTGCAAGCATGTGCTTGCCGAGCAGGCGGCGCTGATGAACATGACCAAGAACATTCGACGCACCATGGAGTGCAAGGGCGAGATTAGCCAGGAGAAGCGTGAGAAATGCGAGCTGATGCAGGCCAGCTTCGATAAGTTGCTCGCCTCGGCGCAATCGCTATCGGAGCTGCTTGGCGAACCGTTGCCAGAGTTGACCAAAGAATCGGAATGCTGTAATCCGGGCACGGTCATCGACAACATGCTCGATAGCGCCGCCTTCGGCACGCTGGATCCATGGGGCGATGAGGAGGCGCGTGCCTTCTACACCGATTTGCCCGACTTACGGCAATTTCTGCCCAACTTTTCGGCACCCAAAGTGGATCTAGAAACGCTTGAGGAACCCAGCGAACTTACCGAGGAGGCCATCGATGCCAATATCGATGCAGATCTCGACATGGATGATCCGCCGTCGGCAGCCAGCGATACGGCGCTCGACAAGGATCCCACGGATGAGCAGTCCATATCCTCAGCAACTACCAATGCGGAGGCAACCCCGATAGCACCCGCATGCTGTTCATTGCTGCCCAACGACAAGAAAATGGGCAGTGCACTCATGGAATTGggtcgccagcagcagcaacaacagcagcagcaggatcAGCAGTCAAACAACCAAACG GCACAGGCACAATCACAATCGCAGCAGCTGCGCAAACAATTCGACGTCTTCCTACAGAACCTTTTCAACTGCGTCAACAAGGAACTTATCGACTCGGCCGCCATTGAGTTCCTGCTCAACTACAATACGAAACATCAGCGTAAGAAACTCACCCGCATCATATTCAATGTGCAGCGCACACGCCTCGACATCTTGCCGTATCTATCGCGCTTCGTGGCCATTGTGCACATGTGCAACACCGATGTGGCCGCCGATCTGCTGGAGCTGCTACGCAAAGAGTTTAAGTGGCACATTCGCAAGAAGAATCAATTGAACATCGAGTCAAAACTGAAGATTGTTCGTTTCATTGGCGAGCTTGTGAAGTTCGGTTTGTTCCGCAAGTCCGATGCTTTGGGCTGCCTCAAGATGCTATTGCGCGACTTCATTCATCATCACATCGAGATGGCATGCGCCTTTGTCGAGGTGAGCGGCGTCTATCTCTACAATTGCCGCGACTCGCGGCTGCTGATGAACGTATTTCTCGATCAAATGCTGCGCATGAAGACCGCCACAGCGATGGACTCGCGGCATGCCGCGCAAATTGAGAGCGTCTACTATCTTGTGAAGCCACCCGAGTCGGCGAAGCGGGAGGCAACGCCGCGTCCCGCGATTCACGAGTACATACGTCACCTGATCTTCGAGGAGCTGTGCAAGCAAAATGTCGAGCGTTGCATTAAAATGCTACGTCGCATCAATTGGCACGATCCCGAGATCAGTAGCTATGCCATCAAATGTCTGAGTAAAGCATATTTACTGCGCTTCCCCCTCATTCGATGTCTGGCCGATCTGGTGTCCGGTCTCAGCTCGTATCAGCCCCGGGCGGTGACCATTGTGATTGACAATGTGTTTGAAGATATACGCGCTGGCTTAGAAATTCATTCACCAAAAATGTCCCAGCGCCGCATTGCAATGGCCAAATATTTGGGCGAGATGTACAACTACAAACTGGTTGAGTCGACGCACATACTCAACACACTCTATTCGATCATCTCGCTAGGAGCGAGCATGGATCAGAGCATCATCTCCCCGTTGGATCCGCCCGAAAGTCTCTTCCGTCTCAAGTTGGCCTGTATGCTCCTCGACACCTGTGGCCCTTATTTCACCAGTCAGGTGACTCGCAAAAA ATTGGACTACTTTCTGGTGTTCTTCCAGCACTACTATTGGTTTAAAAAATCGCATCCGGTGTTCAGTCAGTCAGAGAACACCTCGGACCTGTTTCCCATACTGGTGGATCATACCTACCGCGACTGTTTGGCTGGTGTGCGACCCAAGCTGAAGTTGTACAAGAGCTTGGAACAGGCCAAGGAGGCAATTGATCAGCTGCAAGAGCAACTGTATCCACAACTCAAGGCAAATAACAATGCGCAGGATGCCAATTTGGCAACCATTAGTGAGATCAGCGAAATAGATGAATGC GTGACCGACGATTCAGGCTCGTCAAATGATCAGCAGCGTGAGCGCCAAGCAGCTGGTGGCTCTGAAGCGGATCAAATAAACGATTGGACTGAATATGAAGCTGAACCAGCGCTGCCTCCGCCGCCACCTGAGAAGTCTAAAGAGGATCTGGAGTTTGAGCAAATGTACGAAAAAATGACGAGCGATTCGTATCAGGAGCGCCTCAAGGAGCCGCCGCTTAAGGCCACCAACAAGGACATACCGGTGCCAATGATGGCGCGCCGTCAAAAGAAATCCTACGATCAAATCCAGGGCAATCAACCGCCACAGATCTCAAAGGCAGCTGCCACTGTCGTTTCCACAGCTGGCACAGCAGCTGCCGATGCCGATGACAGTTTTCCCGTCGCATGCAGCGAATCAACTCCCGTCGAGGGCGGCAAGAGTGgtggcagcagccacagcaacaacaacagcggcgcTGTGCCGTTTGTGCTGATGATGCGCGGCAATAAAGGTGGCAAGCAGCAGTTTAAAACATTTGTGGCACCTTCCGACTCACAGCTGGCCATCAATCTGAAGCTGCAGGAGCAGAAAACGCGTGAGGAGAAGGAAAAGGTCAAGCGACTGACGCTCAACATAACTGAACGCATCGAAATGGAAGACTATCAGGAATCACTGCAACCGCTGCAGCAGCGCAGCTTTACGCAAAGCTATTACCAGAAGCCCAACAAGCACAAGTTCAAGCATCAAAAGGGCGCACCCGATGCGGATTTAATATTCCACTAA
- the LOC133849573 gene encoding integrin beta-PS isoform X2 produces the protein MIETQTKTTKVTSSKMTTRKMQQLMYLSLLCILASTQLSHTLAAQLDQSPAKLEQNPCMNKATCHECIQTQNCGWCMKADYGDRPRCFLNTPKPEICPEEFIYNPDTSESIRINKALTWDSSGAATMSGSSQQISGGSYESSASRQSSSSGSYSASGSSSSYGSSSSSGSSSGFSANLGSQSAFAAAAAGEIVQIKPQRVSLKLRINEVHNLDVSYSQAVDYPVDLYYLMDLSKSMEDDKEKLSALGDKLSETMKGITSNFRLGFGSFVDKVLMPYVSTIPKKLEHPCDNCKAPYGYRNHMPLSNNTESFSTEVKQAAVSGNLDAPEGGFDAIMQAIACRQQVGWREQARRLLVFSTDAGFHYAGDGKLGGVITPNDGECHLNAEGMYTHSIIQDYPSISQINQKVKQNAINIIFAVTQNQYSVYQKLSGHIEGSSSAILSNDSSNVVDLVREEYSKISSTVEMKDNATGDVKITYYSSCLSNGPLTKTNKCSGLKVGDKVTFTANITVTKCPTDPKLWKQVIQIYPVGINESMIIDLEMLCSCPCEHPGSIGYEKHSTSCSKSGILMCGICECDDLHFGNTCECSMSDVHLNNGNNNMCRQGNNTNAADCNGRGSCVCGACECKKRSNPEEIISGKYCECENFSCERNKNLLCSGPDHGICECNRCVCKPGWTGSSCDCQTSKDTCMPPNGGEICSGHGTCECGVCKCKSTDDGRYSGKYCDKCPTCSGRCHELKDCVQCQMYHTGELKNGDDCAKNCTTFTPVGVEKVKIDEDKDEQLCVFFDEDDCKFTFKYSEVGELVVHAQEEKECPPKVFMLGIVLGVIAAIVLVGLAILLLWKLLTTIHDRREFARFEKERMNAKWDTGENPIYKQATSTFKNPIYAGK, from the exons ATGAtagaaacacaaacaaaaacaacaaaagtaacatCTTCCAAAATGACGACAAGGAAAATGCAGCAGCTAATGTACCTGTCTCTGCTGTGCATCCTCGCATCCACTCAACTGAGCCACACTTTGGCAGCACAGCTCGATCAATCACCCGCCAAATTAGAGCAGAATCCATGCATGAACAAAGCCACCTGTCATGAGTGCATACAGACACAGAACTGCGGCTGGTGCATGAAGGCCGACTATGGCGATCGGCCGCGTTGCTTCCTCAACACGCCCAAGCCGGAGATATGTCCGGAGGAGTTCATTTATAACCCGGACACATCGGAGAGCATCAGGATCAACAAGGCGCTGACGTGGGACAGCAGTGGTGCCGCCACCATGTCGGGTAGTAGCCAGCAAATCTCGGGTGGCTCCTACGAGAGCAGCGCCAGTCGTCAGAGCTCGTCGTCTGGTTCGTATAGCGCATCCGGCTCCAGTTCCAGCTAtggctccagctccagctccggATCGAGTTCAGGCTTCAGTGCCAATTTGGGATCTCAAAGTGCCTTTGCCGCCGCTGCAGCCGGTGAAATTGTGCAGATCAAGCCACAGCGTGTTAGTCTCAAGCTGCGCATTA ATGAGGTGCACAATTTGGATGTGAGCTATTCACAGGCCGTAGATTACCCCGTTGATCTCTACTATTTGATGGATTTGTCCAAGTCCATGGAGGACGATAAGGAAAAACTGTCTGCGCTGGGTGACAAACTATCTGAGACCATGAAAGGCATTACTTCCAATTTCCGTCTAGGTTTCGGTTCGTTTGTCGACAAGGTTCTCATGCCATACGTCTCCACCATACCCAAGAA aCTCGAGCATCCATGCGATAACTGCAAGGCCCCCTATGGTTACCGCAATCACATGCCACTGAGCAATAACACCGAAAGCTTTTCT ACCGAGGTAAAGCAGGCAGCTGTGTCGGGTAACTTAGATGCCCCCGAAGGTGGTTTCGATGCCATTATGCAGGCCATTGCCTGCCGTCAACAGGTCGGTTGGCGCGAGCAGGCGCGTCGTTTGCTTGTCTTCTCCACGGATGCTGGCTTCCATTATGCGGGCGATGGTAAATTGGGTGGCGTCATTACGCCCAACGATGGTGAATGCCATTTAAATGCTGAGGGCATGTACACGCACTCGATTATTCAGGATTATCCGAGCATCTcgcaaatcaatcaaaaggTCAAACAGAATGCCATCAACATCATTTTTGCCGTCACGCAGAATCAGTATTCCGTCTATCAGAAGCTGTCTGGACATATTGAGGGCTCATCCAGCGCCATTCTCTCCAATGATTCTTCCAACGTCGTTGATCTTGTCCGTGAAGAGTACAGT AAAATCTCATCAACGGTAGAGATGAAGGATAATGCTACGGGTGATGTCAAGATCACGTATTATTCATCCTGCTTGTCAAACGGACCACTTACCAAAACGAACAAGTGCAGCGGTCTTAAGGTTGGCGACAAGGTCACCTTCACCGCGAACATTACCGTCACAAAGTGTCCCACGGATCCAAAACTCTGGAAACAG GTGATCCAAATCTATCCGGTGGGCATCAATGAGAGCATGATCATTGACCTGGAGATGCTCTGCTCGTGTCCCTGCGAGCATCCCGGCTCGATTGGCTATGAGAAGCACTCGACCAGCTGCAGCAAGTCCGGTATTTTGATGTGCGGCATCTGCGAATGCGATGACCTCCACTTTGGCAACACCTGCGAGTGCTCCATGTCCGATGTGCATCtgaacaatggcaacaacaacatgtgcCGTCAGGGCAACAATACGAATGCCGCCGACTGCAATGGACGCGGTAGCTGTGTATGCGGCGCCTGTGAATGCAAGAAACGTTCCAATCCCGAGGAGATAATTTCCGGAAAATACTGCGAGTGCGAAAACTTCAGCTGCGAGCGCAACAAGAATCTTCTGTGCTCGGGACCCGATCACGGCATTTGCGAGTGCAATCGCTGTGTTTGCAAACCCGGCTGGACGGGCAGCAGTTGCGATTGCCAGACTTCGAAGGACACATGCATGCCACCAAATGGCGGCGAGATATGCTCGGGACACGGCACCTGCGAGTGTGGCGTTTGCAAATGCAAGTCCACCGACGACGGCCGCTATTCGGGCAAATACTGTGACAAGTGCCCCACATGCTCAGGCCGCTGTCACGAGCTGAAGGACTGTGTGCAATGTCAAATGTATCACACCGGCGAACTGAAGAACGGTGATGATTGTGCCAAAAATTGCACCACATTCACGCCCGTCGGCGTGGAGAAGGTCAAAATCGATGAGGACAAGGATGAACAGTTGTGCGTGTTCTTCGATGAGGACGATTGCAAATTCACATTCAAATACAGCGAGGTTGGGGAGCTTGTGGTGCATGCCCAAGAGGAGAAAGAATGCCCACCCAAGGTCTTCATGCTGGGCATTGTGCTGGGCGTCATTGCTGCTATTGTGCTCGTCGGCTTAGCCATTTTGCTGCTCTGGAAGCTGCTCACCACCATACACGATCGTCGCGAGTTTGCGCGATTTGAAAAGGAGCGCATGAATGCCAAGTGGGATACG ggCGAGAATCCCATTTACAAGCAGGCCACCTCAACTTTCAAGAATCCCATTTATGCGGGCAAATAA
- the LOC133849573 gene encoding integrin beta-PS isoform X1, with the protein MIETQTKTTKVTSSKMTTRKMQQLMYLSLLCILASTQLSHTLAAQLDQSPAKLEQNPCMNKATCHECIQTQNCGWCMKADYGDRPRCFLNTPKPEICPEEFIYNPDTSESIRINKALTWDSSGAATMSGSSQQISGGSYESSASRQSSSSGSYSASGSSSSYGSSSSSGSSSGFSANLGSQSAFAAAAAGEIVQIKPQRVSLKLRINEVHNLDVSYSQAVDYPVDLYYLMDLSKSMEDDKEKLSALGDKLSETMKGITSNFRLGFGSFVDKVLMPYVSTIPKNLEEPCPKCDAPYGYRNIMGLSTDTYRFSTEVKQAAVSGNLDAPEGGFDAIMQAIACRQQVGWREQARRLLVFSTDAGFHYAGDGKLGGVITPNDGECHLNAEGMYTHSIIQDYPSISQINQKVKQNAINIIFAVTQNQYSVYQKLSGHIEGSSSAILSNDSSNVVDLVREEYSKISSTVEMKDNATGDVKITYYSSCLSNGPLTKTNKCSGLKVGDKVTFTANITVTKCPTDPKLWKQVIQIYPVGINESMIIDLEMLCSCPCEHPGSIGYEKHSTSCSKSGILMCGICECDDLHFGNTCECSMSDVHLNNGNNNMCRQGNNTNAADCNGRGSCVCGACECKKRSNPEEIISGKYCECENFSCERNKNLLCSGPDHGICECNRCVCKPGWTGSSCDCQTSKDTCMPPNGGEICSGHGTCECGVCKCKSTDDGRYSGKYCDKCPTCSGRCHELKDCVQCQMYHTGELKNGDDCAKNCTTFTPVGVEKVKIDEDKDEQLCVFFDEDDCKFTFKYSEVGELVVHAQEEKECPPKVFMLGIVLGVIAAIVLVGLAILLLWKLLTTIHDRREFARFEKERMNAKWDTGENPIYKQATSTFKNPIYAGK; encoded by the exons ATGAtagaaacacaaacaaaaacaacaaaagtaacatCTTCCAAAATGACGACAAGGAAAATGCAGCAGCTAATGTACCTGTCTCTGCTGTGCATCCTCGCATCCACTCAACTGAGCCACACTTTGGCAGCACAGCTCGATCAATCACCCGCCAAATTAGAGCAGAATCCATGCATGAACAAAGCCACCTGTCATGAGTGCATACAGACACAGAACTGCGGCTGGTGCATGAAGGCCGACTATGGCGATCGGCCGCGTTGCTTCCTCAACACGCCCAAGCCGGAGATATGTCCGGAGGAGTTCATTTATAACCCGGACACATCGGAGAGCATCAGGATCAACAAGGCGCTGACGTGGGACAGCAGTGGTGCCGCCACCATGTCGGGTAGTAGCCAGCAAATCTCGGGTGGCTCCTACGAGAGCAGCGCCAGTCGTCAGAGCTCGTCGTCTGGTTCGTATAGCGCATCCGGCTCCAGTTCCAGCTAtggctccagctccagctccggATCGAGTTCAGGCTTCAGTGCCAATTTGGGATCTCAAAGTGCCTTTGCCGCCGCTGCAGCCGGTGAAATTGTGCAGATCAAGCCACAGCGTGTTAGTCTCAAGCTGCGCATTA ATGAGGTGCACAATTTGGATGTGAGCTATTCACAGGCCGTAGATTACCCCGTTGATCTCTACTATTTGATGGATTTGTCCAAGTCCATGGAGGACGATAAGGAAAAACTGTCTGCGCTGGGTGACAAACTATCTGAGACCATGAAAGGCATTACTTCCAATTTCCGTCTAGGTTTCGGTTCGTTTGTCGACAAGGTTCTCATGCCATACGTCTCCACCATACCCAAGAA cCTGGAGGAGCCATGTCCCAAATGCGATGCTCCCTACGGCTATCGTAACATCATGGGCTTGAGCACGGACACATATAGATTCTCT ACCGAGGTAAAGCAGGCAGCTGTGTCGGGTAACTTAGATGCCCCCGAAGGTGGTTTCGATGCCATTATGCAGGCCATTGCCTGCCGTCAACAGGTCGGTTGGCGCGAGCAGGCGCGTCGTTTGCTTGTCTTCTCCACGGATGCTGGCTTCCATTATGCGGGCGATGGTAAATTGGGTGGCGTCATTACGCCCAACGATGGTGAATGCCATTTAAATGCTGAGGGCATGTACACGCACTCGATTATTCAGGATTATCCGAGCATCTcgcaaatcaatcaaaaggTCAAACAGAATGCCATCAACATCATTTTTGCCGTCACGCAGAATCAGTATTCCGTCTATCAGAAGCTGTCTGGACATATTGAGGGCTCATCCAGCGCCATTCTCTCCAATGATTCTTCCAACGTCGTTGATCTTGTCCGTGAAGAGTACAGT AAAATCTCATCAACGGTAGAGATGAAGGATAATGCTACGGGTGATGTCAAGATCACGTATTATTCATCCTGCTTGTCAAACGGACCACTTACCAAAACGAACAAGTGCAGCGGTCTTAAGGTTGGCGACAAGGTCACCTTCACCGCGAACATTACCGTCACAAAGTGTCCCACGGATCCAAAACTCTGGAAACAG GTGATCCAAATCTATCCGGTGGGCATCAATGAGAGCATGATCATTGACCTGGAGATGCTCTGCTCGTGTCCCTGCGAGCATCCCGGCTCGATTGGCTATGAGAAGCACTCGACCAGCTGCAGCAAGTCCGGTATTTTGATGTGCGGCATCTGCGAATGCGATGACCTCCACTTTGGCAACACCTGCGAGTGCTCCATGTCCGATGTGCATCtgaacaatggcaacaacaacatgtgcCGTCAGGGCAACAATACGAATGCCGCCGACTGCAATGGACGCGGTAGCTGTGTATGCGGCGCCTGTGAATGCAAGAAACGTTCCAATCCCGAGGAGATAATTTCCGGAAAATACTGCGAGTGCGAAAACTTCAGCTGCGAGCGCAACAAGAATCTTCTGTGCTCGGGACCCGATCACGGCATTTGCGAGTGCAATCGCTGTGTTTGCAAACCCGGCTGGACGGGCAGCAGTTGCGATTGCCAGACTTCGAAGGACACATGCATGCCACCAAATGGCGGCGAGATATGCTCGGGACACGGCACCTGCGAGTGTGGCGTTTGCAAATGCAAGTCCACCGACGACGGCCGCTATTCGGGCAAATACTGTGACAAGTGCCCCACATGCTCAGGCCGCTGTCACGAGCTGAAGGACTGTGTGCAATGTCAAATGTATCACACCGGCGAACTGAAGAACGGTGATGATTGTGCCAAAAATTGCACCACATTCACGCCCGTCGGCGTGGAGAAGGTCAAAATCGATGAGGACAAGGATGAACAGTTGTGCGTGTTCTTCGATGAGGACGATTGCAAATTCACATTCAAATACAGCGAGGTTGGGGAGCTTGTGGTGCATGCCCAAGAGGAGAAAGAATGCCCACCCAAGGTCTTCATGCTGGGCATTGTGCTGGGCGTCATTGCTGCTATTGTGCTCGTCGGCTTAGCCATTTTGCTGCTCTGGAAGCTGCTCACCACCATACACGATCGTCGCGAGTTTGCGCGATTTGAAAAGGAGCGCATGAATGCCAAGTGGGATACG ggCGAGAATCCCATTTACAAGCAGGCCACCTCAACTTTCAAGAATCCCATTTATGCGGGCAAATAA